The Cytobacillus firmus genome segment GCGGCAATTACTGGACTGTCGTATGATTAAATACATAATTGTCATGTGTAACTACTCACAAATTAGGATAAAAAATGAGTAGGTTATGTCGTGTTGCTGTAAAATATAAAGTAATAGAAGTGACCGCTAATTAAAGAAGGAGTGTCAGTAATGAATGTAACAATATATGATGTGGCAAGAGAAGCGAATGTATCAATGGCAACGGTTTCTCGTGTTGTAAATGGCAACCCGAATGTTAAACCGGCAACAAGAAAGAAAGTTATGGAAGTAATTGACCGGCTTGGATACCGTCCAAACGCGGTTGCAAGAGGATTGGCAAGCAAGAAAACCACTACAGTCGGTGTAATCATTCCCGACATTTCCAGCACCTTTTTTGCTGAACTGGCAAGGGGCATAGAAGATATTGCGACAATGTACAAATATAATATCATTCTCAGCAACTCCGACCAGAATATCGAAAAAGAGCTGCACTTGCTCAATACTATGCTAGGGAAACAGGTGGATGGTATAGTCTTCATGGGCAGCAACATTACGTCCGAGCTTGTTGAAGAGTTTGAAAAGTCTCCGGTTCCCATCGTGCTGGCCGGCTCTATTGAAGAAACAGGCAAAATTCCCTCAGTAAATATTAATTATGAACAGGCAGCATTTGATGTCACAAAGTCATTTATTGAAAAAGGCCATAAAGATGTAGCACTTGTGGTAGGACCGCTCCGTGAGCCGATTAACCAGGAAAAGAAGCTTGCAGGTTATAAGCGTGCATTGGAAGAATCTGAAGTATCCTTCCGCGAGGATTTGGTGGTTGAAGGAGATTATACGTACGATTCAGGTATAGAAGCCTTTGAGAAACTGCTTGAGGCCGAACCTCGCCCAACTGCTATTTTTGCGGGATCTGATGAGATGGCTTTGGGAATCGTCCATGGGGCTGAGGATAAAGGCTATGATGTCCCGAAAGACTTTGAGGTCATCAGCTCAGA includes the following:
- the ccpA gene encoding catabolite control protein A — encoded protein: MNVTIYDVAREANVSMATVSRVVNGNPNVKPATRKKVMEVIDRLGYRPNAVARGLASKKTTTVGVIIPDISSTFFAELARGIEDIATMYKYNIILSNSDQNIEKELHLLNTMLGKQVDGIVFMGSNITSELVEEFEKSPVPIVLAGSIEETGKIPSVNINYEQAAFDVTKSFIEKGHKDVALVVGPLREPINQEKKLAGYKRALEESEVSFREDLVVEGDYTYDSGIEAFEKLLEAEPRPTAIFAGSDEMALGIVHGAEDKGYDVPKDFEVISSDNTRLTLMVRPQLTSVVQPLYDIGAVAMRLLTKLMNKESVDEQIVVLPHRIEERSSTK